In the genome of uncultured Sphaerochaeta sp., the window ACCTGGGTCCTGAAAGGTTTCTTCGATTCCATCCCGATACAGCTCGATGAGGCAGCTATTATCGATGGCTACAATGAGTACCAGACCTTGTTCTACATCTTGCTTCCCCTGGCGATGCCGGGCATTGCTACAGCTTTGGTCTTCAATACCATCAACGCGTGGGGCAACTTCATCATCCCCTTCATCTTCATCAACGATTCCCGCCTCTTCCCGATTTCCGTGGGAATCCTGAATTTTGCAGACACCCAGACCGAAGGTGAAGTAACCATCCATCTGATGGCTACGGCCAGTGTGCTTGGCTTGGTCCCCGCACTAGTGATCATCGTCGGCTTGCAGCGTCTGATAGTAGGTGCCCTTACCGCGGGTGCAGTAAAAGAATAACAAAGAGGAGCAATGCATGAGCGTTACCAACACAAGCGTTCTCAACCCGATTTCCTATAGACAGGTCGACTTCCCCCAAGGATTCTGGAAACAGCGACAAGACCTCAATCGCAGCGTGACACTGAAAGCAGAGTATGAGCAGCTGGAAAAAACCGGCAGGATCGCCTCGCTCTCCCATCAGTGGCAGGAAGAGGATTGGTACAAGCCCCACCACTACTGGGATTCCGACATCGCCAAATGGATAGAAGCGGCCGCCTACGTTTTGGGAAAGCAGGAAGACCGAGAAATTGAGGAAAAAGTCGATCATCTGGTGGAACTGATGCGCTCCCACCAGTTGGATGATGGATATTTCAACACCTACTTCTCCACCGTAGGCAAAGGCAAGCGATGGACGAATGTCTATGTCATGCATGAGCTCTACTGTGCAGGGCATCTGATAGAAGCCGCTGTGGCTTACTATGAAGCAACCGGCAAGGATGCGTTTCTTACCATGATGAGTCGTTACACCGACCATATCCTGAGCATCTTTGGACCGGAAGAGGGCAAGATGCATGGCTATCCCGGCCACGAGGAGATAGAACTCGCACTCGTGAAACTCTATCGGGCAACCAAGCACCGGCCATACCTCGAGCTTGCAGCGTATTTCATCAATGAACGGGGCAAACAACCTCATTTCTTCGAGCTTGAGGCGCTTGGGCGTGGGGAGGATCCTGACAAGAATCCCTTGCGGGATATCCTCAACCGCAACTACCTTTCCGAGGGACCATACGCTTCCTACCAGGCGCACAAGCCTGTCCGGGAACAGACTGAGGCTGTAGGGCACGCTGTACGCGCCATGTACCTCTACACCGCCATGGCCGATGTTGCAGGGGAATTGGGAGATGAGTCCTTGCTGCAAGCTTGCAGAAACCTCTGGAAGAATGTCACACAAGCACGCATGTCCATTACCGGTGGGATTGGTGCGCTTGAATTCGGAGAACGCTTCACCTTCGACTACGATTTGCCCAACGAGAGTGTCTACAACGAGACCTGCGCTTCCAT includes:
- a CDS encoding beta-L-arabinofuranosidase domain-containing protein is translated as MSVTNTSVLNPISYRQVDFPQGFWKQRQDLNRSVTLKAEYEQLEKTGRIASLSHQWQEEDWYKPHHYWDSDIAKWIEAAAYVLGKQEDREIEEKVDHLVELMRSHQLDDGYFNTYFSTVGKGKRWTNVYVMHELYCAGHLIEAAVAYYEATGKDAFLTMMSRYTDHILSIFGPEEGKMHGYPGHEEIELALVKLYRATKHRPYLELAAYFINERGKQPHFFELEALGRGEDPDKNPLRDILNRNYLSEGPYASYQAHKPVREQTEAVGHAVRAMYLYTAMADVAGELGDESLLQACRNLWKNVTQARMSITGGIGALEFGERFTFDYDLPNESVYNETCASIGLIFWAHRMLQIEKDSVYADVMEQTLYNGVISGISLTGDHFFYSNHLACQPELYTHNVSRNPRLLPQRQSWFEVSCCPPNLARLTASLGQYLYSTTDKDLYVHLYTANTVRTPIAGNTVELKTTTDYPWDGKIFITIGTDEPLAFTLHARIPTWCKHPSVRINGKQYACTKENLVKGYLPIERTWNAGDELILDFPMEVRFLQAHPAVRHNTGRVAVARGPMMYCFEEVDNGKRLQDVVLDTQAPSQVEWRADLLGGVQAIRLKGASRSLTQWEGVLYQEVEQEWEERSLTAIPYYTWSNRALGEMIVWIRST